The proteins below are encoded in one region of Candidatus Reconcilbacillus cellulovorans:
- a CDS encoding sugar ABC transporter permease, which produces MFASYARKRYIPWKDWVFDTCNVLIMLMLIIVTLYPFWNTLAVSLNDANDSMRGGITLWPRVFTWKNYQYVFNEANIAHATLISALRTLVGTVVTVFCSAMVGYTISRPEFVLRKFVSIAFVLTMYFSGGLIPTYLLMRDLHLINTFWIYILPGIIGVFNLIIIRSFIEGLPEGIIESAKMDGAGDFTIFIRIALPLIVPVLATVALFSGVYQWNSWFDVFLYNSSNPKLSTLQYELMKVLQNTNATMTSRTASDAFASSQALENNFVTPTSIRATMTIVASVPIIMVYPFLQKYFVKGMTLGGVKE; this is translated from the coding sequence ATGTTCGCGAGCTATGCGCGCAAACGCTATATTCCGTGGAAAGACTGGGTGTTCGATACTTGCAACGTTTTGATCATGCTGATGCTGATCATCGTCACGCTGTACCCGTTTTGGAATACACTGGCCGTGTCGCTGAACGACGCGAACGACTCGATGCGCGGCGGCATTACCTTGTGGCCGCGTGTATTTACGTGGAAAAATTATCAATACGTGTTCAATGAAGCGAACATCGCGCACGCGACGCTGATTTCAGCGCTACGCACGCTAGTCGGGACGGTCGTGACGGTGTTTTGCTCGGCGATGGTCGGTTATACGATCAGCCGGCCGGAGTTCGTGCTGCGCAAGTTCGTCAGCATTGCGTTCGTGCTGACGATGTATTTCAGCGGTGGGCTGATCCCGACGTACTTGCTGATGCGCGACCTGCATCTGATCAATACGTTCTGGATTTATATTTTGCCGGGCATTATCGGCGTCTTTAACCTGATCATCATCCGTTCGTTTATCGAAGGGCTGCCGGAAGGCATCATCGAGTCCGCGAAGATGGACGGGGCGGGCGACTTCACGATTTTTATCCGGATCGCGCTGCCGCTGATCGTCCCCGTTCTGGCGACGGTGGCGCTGTTTTCCGGTGTGTACCAGTGGAACTCGTGGTTCGATGTTTTTCTGTACAATTCGTCTAATCCGAAGTTGAGCACGTTGCAATATGAATTGATGAAGGTGTTACAGAACACGAACGCGACGATGACGTCACGGACGGCGTCGGACGCTTTTGCGAGTTCTCAGGCTCTTGAAAACAATTTTGTAACGCCGACGTCGATCCGAGCGACGATGACGATTGTCGCCAGTGTGCCGATCATTATGGTTTATCCTTTCTTGCAAAAATATTTCGTCAAAGGAATGACGCTGGGGGGCGTCAAAGAGTGA
- a CDS encoding type III-B CRISPR-associated protein Cas10/Cmr2, whose product MAVMSIGPVQSFIAASRKTEDLWAGSYILSHLAAEALKSFPEDEFQAVSPKRPNDGATDIASLPNRILLVTQPESTFTAEQLAQKMRTVAKYVRFQFERICASAVEEAFERSAPFFDEFKQKAKHQAAAAIEVFWAIEPFHGEDGFDRAKAVLERRLASAKNDRVFGPDEQNGAICTVCGEREALWGRGGSWSKQLEQYGKRECFGDPVDREERDVSGSVRRVSRIREGECLCGVCLGKRMARNFYKREIPGFAFPSFPSTLDIAGGGTYVAFLMMDGDDMGGWFSGERRSRHPEPMSPIRWQTWVSDRLARYSRQRVDLIVRRFGGERAKTVYAGGDDVLAILPPERVLQVAGELRKTFGSADGLDPSATSSIALVIAHEKAPLSHVLKYLRQLEKRAKAYRSPDGRRHKDALAIAVMARSGEIHEAVVPWRLESGDWTVDRLNRWVDDLERHLSDTFYYRFAEAFMPLVGSSVSGMFRKSAGAGRIRPTGDRVRDDDLMRTELERLIRRSLKTGETSVDAGRYAEELVELHADMSSTIEWLHLISILTFIRRIRKKQKGGSAEHVV is encoded by the coding sequence ATGGCGGTGATGAGCATCGGGCCGGTGCAGTCGTTTATCGCAGCTTCTCGCAAGACCGAAGATCTGTGGGCCGGCAGCTACATCTTGTCTCATCTCGCTGCTGAAGCGCTGAAGTCGTTTCCGGAAGACGAGTTTCAGGCGGTGTCGCCGAAACGCCCAAACGACGGAGCGACCGACATCGCATCCTTGCCGAACCGGATCCTGCTTGTGACGCAACCCGAGTCTACTTTCACCGCCGAGCAGCTCGCGCAAAAGATGCGGACCGTCGCCAAATACGTCCGGTTTCAGTTCGAGCGGATTTGTGCGTCGGCCGTCGAGGAGGCATTCGAGCGTTCTGCTCCTTTTTTTGATGAATTTAAGCAGAAAGCCAAGCACCAAGCGGCTGCGGCGATCGAGGTGTTCTGGGCAATCGAGCCGTTCCACGGCGAAGACGGCTTCGACCGGGCCAAAGCGGTGTTGGAGCGACGGCTGGCGTCGGCGAAGAACGATCGTGTTTTCGGACCGGATGAACAAAACGGCGCGATCTGCACTGTCTGCGGTGAACGCGAGGCGCTCTGGGGCAGGGGCGGATCCTGGTCGAAGCAGCTAGAGCAATACGGCAAACGGGAATGTTTCGGCGATCCCGTCGACCGTGAAGAGCGGGACGTTTCCGGAAGCGTTCGTCGGGTCAGCCGCATCCGCGAAGGCGAATGTCTGTGCGGTGTCTGTCTCGGCAAGCGGATGGCCAGAAATTTTTACAAAAGAGAAATTCCCGGCTTTGCGTTTCCATCGTTTCCTTCGACGCTCGATATAGCGGGTGGCGGGACGTATGTCGCCTTTCTAATGATGGATGGCGACGATATGGGCGGCTGGTTTTCCGGCGAGCGGCGAAGCCGGCATCCCGAACCGATGTCGCCGATCAGGTGGCAGACGTGGGTTAGCGACCGGCTTGCGCGTTATTCGCGGCAACGCGTCGATCTGATCGTGCGCAGGTTCGGCGGGGAGCGGGCGAAAACGGTATACGCTGGCGGCGACGACGTGCTGGCGATTTTGCCGCCGGAGCGAGTGCTCCAGGTCGCGGGAGAGTTGCGCAAGACGTTCGGAAGCGCCGACGGCCTCGACCCTTCGGCGACTTCGTCGATCGCGCTTGTGATCGCGCATGAAAAGGCGCCGTTGTCGCACGTCCTCAAATATTTGCGTCAGCTGGAGAAGCGGGCGAAAGCGTATCGGAGTCCCGACGGACGAAGACACAAAGACGCGCTCGCGATCGCAGTCATGGCGCGCAGCGGTGAAATCCACGAGGCGGTCGTGCCGTGGCGGCTGGAGTCCGGCGACTGGACCGTCGATCGGTTGAACCGGTGGGTGGACGATCTGGAGCGGCATTTGTCGGATACGTTTTACTACCGGTTCGCTGAAGCGTTTATGCCGCTCGTCGGTTCGAGTGTATCGGGCATGTTCAGGAAAAGCGCGGGCGCCGGGCGAATCCGGCCGACGGGCGACCGCGTGCGCGACGACGACCTGATGCGCACCGAGCTCGAACGGCTGATTCGCCGGTCGCTGAAAACCGGCGAGACGTCCGTCGATGCGGGCCGGTATGCGGAAGAACTGGTTGAACTGCATGCCGACATGAGTTCGACCATCGAGTGGCTTCATTTGATCAGTATTTTGACCTTTATTCGCCGTATCAGGAAAAAGCAAAAAGGGGGTTCGGCCGAACATGTTGTTTGA
- a CDS encoding type III-B CRISPR module RAMP protein Cmr1, producing MFFLMLWMGQEGNSKALSNFERRHVQGGFMSVDVKQALEEIQSRTSVIDQKFELVAVTPVLVHGANKGTAEWRSPSVRGMLRYWWRAARWDGVPGAGGKSGPAPKELLKEEMTWFGGSAGEKESSRSPVDVLTYDNRAVQKAFDLLLHRQEKRGTSIGFQPGSVLKLAFQPRSKLDRLGSLRNYSVLLDWWILLGGLGLRSRRGYGSLARKEWAWRTVADYVQELSRVIQAWRTVGAGFAGGCTVYTDRHVGCVLETRHGPTSHPTLRSVWVGKPLDDWRGAVRAIGEASHHANPGGGVLGKGGSGRLASPLHCTVKKIGDKYIPVVAEVHTDDFDHKSKRYEDAKLQFLRHLGVNVV from the coding sequence TTGTTTTTCCTGATGTTGTGGATGGGACAAGAAGGAAATTCGAAGGCTTTGTCGAATTTTGAAAGAAGACACGTGCAAGGGGGATTTATGAGCGTGGATGTAAAACAAGCATTGGAGGAGATTCAAAGTCGGACATCCGTCATCGATCAAAAGTTCGAGCTGGTGGCGGTGACGCCCGTGTTGGTGCATGGAGCGAATAAGGGAACTGCCGAATGGCGGTCTCCGTCGGTGCGCGGGATGTTGCGGTACTGGTGGCGGGCGGCGCGTTGGGACGGCGTTCCGGGCGCGGGGGGAAAGTCCGGGCCGGCGCCGAAAGAGTTATTGAAAGAAGAAATGACCTGGTTCGGTGGATCGGCTGGCGAAAAGGAGAGCAGTCGTTCGCCGGTGGATGTATTGACATATGACAACAGAGCTGTGCAAAAAGCATTTGATCTGTTGCTTCATCGACAAGAAAAACGGGGGACATCGATCGGATTTCAGCCGGGATCCGTCCTCAAGTTGGCGTTTCAGCCGAGATCCAAGCTTGATAGACTCGGTTCTTTGCGAAATTACTCTGTTTTACTTGATTGGTGGATTCTGCTTGGAGGGCTCGGTTTACGATCAAGACGCGGATACGGTTCGCTTGCCCGGAAGGAATGGGCTTGGCGAACGGTCGCCGATTACGTTCAAGAATTGTCCCGCGTGATCCAGGCCTGGCGAACCGTCGGAGCGGGCTTTGCAGGCGGATGTACGGTCTATACCGACCGTCATGTCGGCTGTGTGTTAGAGACGCGCCACGGCCCGACGAGTCATCCGACGCTGCGGTCGGTATGGGTGGGAAAACCGTTGGATGACTGGCGCGGAGCGGTAAGAGCCATCGGCGAAGCCTCCCATCACGCCAATCCGGGTGGCGGAGTGCTCGGCAAAGGCGGAAGCGGAAGGCTCGCTTCCCCGCTTCACTGCACCGTCAAAAAGATCGGCGACAAATACATCCCCGTCGTCGCCGAAGTTCATACCGATGATTTCGACCACAAGTCGAAAAGATACGAGGATGCAAAATTACAATTTCTTCGACATCTCGGAGTGAACGTCGTATGA
- a CDS encoding 1,4-beta-xylanase has translation MTVPSLSRAFAGDFVIGAAVNARTIRSHRDFVVEHFVSVTPENEMKFERLQPAEGLYTFEEADRIVMFAKEYGLRVRGHTLVWHNQTPDWVFEQDGRPADRQVVLARMRAHIETVVGRYRSAVYCWDVVNEAVADEGTELLRRSKWLELVGPDYVEQAFRYAHEADPDALLFYNDYNECNPEKREKIVRLLRLLLDRGVPVHGVGMQGHWDLEHPTADEIRSAIERYASLGLRVQITELDVSVYGWRDRDRDSWPAMPDPALLERQAARYEEIFRLFHEYRDVIDGVTFWGVADDATWLDHFPVPGRKNWPLPFDEAHRPKPAFFAMLRAVGQV, from the coding sequence GTGACGGTGCCGTCGCTTTCGCGGGCGTTCGCAGGCGATTTTGTGATCGGCGCGGCGGTTAACGCGCGAACAATTCGGTCGCATCGCGATTTCGTGGTGGAGCATTTCGTCTCGGTGACGCCGGAAAACGAAATGAAGTTCGAGCGTTTGCAGCCTGCTGAAGGGTTGTATACGTTCGAGGAGGCCGACCGAATCGTCATGTTCGCGAAGGAATACGGACTTCGCGTCCGCGGTCATACGCTCGTCTGGCACAACCAGACGCCGGACTGGGTGTTCGAGCAGGACGGCCGTCCGGCGGACAGGCAGGTCGTGCTGGCGAGGATGCGGGCACACATCGAGACGGTCGTCGGCCGCTATCGGTCGGCCGTCTACTGCTGGGACGTCGTCAACGAGGCGGTTGCCGACGAAGGAACGGAACTGCTGCGCCGGTCGAAGTGGTTGGAGCTGGTCGGTCCGGATTATGTGGAGCAGGCGTTCCGGTACGCTCATGAGGCGGATCCGGATGCGCTTTTGTTTTATAATGATTACAACGAGTGCAATCCGGAAAAGAGGGAAAAAATCGTCCGGCTTCTTCGGTTGCTGCTCGATCGCGGCGTTCCCGTGCACGGCGTCGGCATGCAGGGGCATTGGGATCTGGAACATCCTACAGCGGACGAGATTCGTTCAGCGATCGAGCGGTACGCTTCGCTCGGGTTGCGGGTGCAGATTACGGAGCTGGACGTGTCGGTATACGGCTGGCGGGACCGGGATCGCGATTCGTGGCCGGCGATGCCCGATCCGGCGCTGCTCGAACGCCAGGCGGCGCGGTACGAGGAGATTTTCCGCCTTTTCCACGAGTATCGCGACGTCATCGACGGCGTAACGTTCTGGGGCGTCGCCGACGATGCGACGTGGCTCGATCATTTTCCGGTACCTGGGCGCAAAAACTGGCCGCTTCCGTTTGATGAGGCGCATCGGCCGAAGCCGGCGTTTTTCGCGATGTTGCGAGCAGTGGGGCAGGTTTGA
- a CDS encoding ABC transporter substrate-binding protein: MRFGKWLAVLLLVASALAGCAKKDSGGDQAASSPGASSAAATKEEKPQPVTFTYFNAFSGKDVLSTDTEIGKIYAEKTGVTWKIEHLVGDLKTKIGTMIASGQYPDVLLPDTEIDKVVEAGAFIPLEDLIEKYAPNIKRVYGKYYPLMRAKDGHIYFLPFSPQVGEFKPSPTIDQGAFWIQKRVLKEFNYPKVKTLDEYLNLIREYIKKHPNEGLIGFTALTHDWRFFVITNPPNHLAGYPNDGGVMVDMKTMQANDYTDDDVSKRWFQTLNQLYLEGLFDETSFVNNYDQYLAKLTSGKVLGFFDYGWQVNQAFQNIKKAGNPDLEYFPLPIVYDANIKDQYLDPPTFVNNRGIGITVSAKDPVRIIKFFDFMLNEENQILNQWGIKGVTYEVDSNGRFYRTKEQIEKLQDNEYRAKIGLTYFEYFWPMYGQSSTLSDGNAVSPGRQPEVAQMMFSDSDKEFLSKYGVKTFSEMFSPPDERPWYPAWSISLEQGSPAQIFTQKKDQLLRRYVPRMVMAKQGEFEKIWNEFVTEFRKLDVKAYEDTMTQKIKEKAAKVKGEVQ, translated from the coding sequence ATGAGATTCGGCAAGTGGCTCGCGGTGCTGCTGCTAGTGGCTTCGGCGCTCGCCGGCTGTGCGAAGAAGGATAGCGGAGGAGATCAGGCCGCGTCGTCGCCTGGAGCGAGCTCGGCGGCCGCGACGAAGGAGGAAAAGCCGCAACCGGTCACGTTCACCTACTTCAATGCGTTTTCCGGCAAAGACGTGTTGTCGACCGACACGGAAATCGGAAAAATTTACGCGGAGAAAACAGGGGTCACGTGGAAAATCGAGCATCTCGTCGGCGACCTGAAGACGAAGATCGGCACGATGATCGCCAGCGGCCAGTATCCCGACGTGCTGCTGCCCGACACGGAGATCGACAAGGTTGTCGAAGCAGGGGCATTCATTCCATTGGAGGATCTGATTGAGAAGTACGCGCCGAACATCAAACGGGTGTACGGCAAGTATTATCCGCTGATGAGGGCAAAAGACGGTCACATCTATTTCCTGCCGTTTAGCCCGCAGGTCGGCGAATTCAAACCGAGCCCGACGATCGACCAGGGCGCGTTCTGGATCCAGAAGCGGGTGCTGAAGGAATTCAACTATCCGAAAGTCAAAACGTTGGATGAGTATCTGAACCTGATCCGCGAATATATCAAAAAGCATCCGAATGAAGGTCTGATCGGATTCACGGCGCTTACGCACGACTGGCGGTTCTTCGTCATCACAAACCCGCCGAACCATCTGGCCGGCTATCCGAACGACGGCGGCGTGATGGTCGACATGAAGACGATGCAGGCCAACGACTATACCGACGACGACGTATCGAAGCGCTGGTTCCAGACGCTCAACCAGCTGTATCTGGAAGGGCTGTTCGACGAGACGTCGTTCGTCAACAACTACGACCAGTATCTGGCCAAGCTGACGTCGGGTAAAGTGCTCGGGTTCTTCGACTACGGCTGGCAGGTCAACCAAGCGTTTCAGAACATCAAGAAGGCAGGCAATCCGGATCTCGAATATTTCCCGCTGCCGATCGTGTACGACGCGAACATCAAGGACCAGTATCTCGATCCGCCGACGTTCGTCAACAACCGCGGCATCGGCATCACGGTCAGCGCGAAGGATCCGGTGCGCATCATCAAGTTCTTCGATTTCATGTTGAACGAGGAAAACCAGATTCTCAACCAGTGGGGGATCAAGGGCGTCACGTACGAGGTCGATTCCAACGGCCGCTTCTATCGCACGAAAGAACAAATCGAAAAGCTGCAAGACAACGAATATAGGGCGAAGATCGGTCTAACCTATTTCGAATACTTCTGGCCGATGTACGGACAATCGTCGACGCTGTCGGACGGCAACGCGGTGTCGCCCGGCCGTCAGCCGGAAGTCGCGCAGATGATGTTCAGCGATTCGGACAAGGAATTTTTGAGCAAATACGGCGTCAAAACGTTCTCCGAAATGTTCTCGCCGCCGGACGAACGGCCGTGGTACCCGGCGTGGAGCATTTCGCTGGAGCAAGGTTCGCCGGCGCAGATCTTCACGCAGAAAAAAGACCAGCTGTTGCGCCGTTACGTCCCGCGCATGGTCATGGCGAAACAAGGAGAATTCGAAAAGATCTGGAACGAATTCGTCACCGAGTTCCGCAAACTGGACGTGAAGGCGTACGAGGACACGATGACGCAGAAGATCAAGGAAAAAGCGGCGAAAGTCAAAGGCGAAGTGCAATAA
- a CDS encoding protein lplB: protein MQETTIRGLATTSVSAPSRRHEIRGVRHFMRLLVKQRALVLMSVPFVIWLFIFRYVPLWGWLMAFQDFRPGKSIWEQTWVGFKHFAFLFNDPGFYRVMRNTLAMSVINLVLGFTTAITLALLLNELKNLLFKRIVQTISYLPHFISWVVASSIIMSALHPEGGIVNELLVWLGVIDKPVLWLGKGEYFWWIYGLSEIWKNLGWNTIVYLAAIAMIDPSLYEAAEIDGAGRFRKMWHITLPGIRPVIILLLIMNVGHLLEFGFEPQYLLMNPMNIDYAESLDIFVLRYGINLFNFSFATAAGIFKTVVSFILLFSANYLAKRLGQARLF from the coding sequence ATGCAGGAAACGACGATCCGGGGGCTCGCGACGACATCGGTCTCCGCGCCGTCCCGACGACACGAAATCAGGGGCGTTCGCCATTTTATGCGGCTGCTCGTCAAACAGCGGGCGCTCGTGTTGATGTCCGTTCCCTTCGTCATCTGGCTGTTTATTTTCCGTTATGTCCCGCTTTGGGGTTGGTTGATGGCGTTTCAAGATTTTCGTCCGGGAAAAAGCATTTGGGAGCAGACCTGGGTTGGGTTTAAACATTTCGCGTTTCTGTTTAACGATCCTGGATTTTATCGCGTCATGCGCAACACGCTGGCCATGAGCGTCATTAACCTCGTGCTCGGGTTTACGACCGCGATCACGCTGGCGCTGTTGCTGAACGAGTTGAAAAACTTGTTGTTCAAACGCATCGTTCAGACGATCAGCTATTTGCCGCATTTCATTTCTTGGGTCGTCGCATCGAGCATCATTATGTCGGCGCTTCACCCGGAAGGCGGAATCGTCAACGAATTACTCGTCTGGCTGGGCGTCATCGACAAACCGGTGCTTTGGCTTGGGAAAGGCGAATATTTTTGGTGGATCTATGGTCTTTCTGAAATATGGAAAAACCTCGGTTGGAACACGATCGTCTATCTGGCCGCGATCGCGATGATCGACCCGTCGCTGTATGAGGCGGCGGAAATCGACGGCGCGGGGCGGTTCCGGAAGATGTGGCATATTACGCTGCCGGGCATTCGGCCGGTCATCATTCTGCTTCTGATCATGAACGTCGGCCATTTGCTCGAATTCGGGTTTGAGCCGCAATATTTGCTCATGAATCCGATGAATATCGATTACGCGGAGTCGCTGGACATTTTCGTTCTGCGCTACGGGATCAATCTGTTTAATTTCTCGTTCGCGACGGCGGCGGGCATTTTTAAGACGGTGGTCAGCTTCATCCTGTTGTTTTCGGCGAACTATCTGGCGAAACGGCTCGGGCAGGCCCGGCTGTTCTGA